Proteins found in one Microbacterium sp. LWS13-1.2 genomic segment:
- the sufC gene encoding Fe-S cluster assembly ATPase SufC, with product MSVLEIRDLHVTVETDAGTTPILNGLSLTIRTGETHAIMGPNGSGKSTLAYTIAGHPKYTVTSGSITLDGEDVLAMSVDERARAGLFLAMQYPVEIPGVTVTNFLRTAKTAIDGEAPSIRTWTKDVKASMKNLRMDPKFAQRNVNEGFSGGEKKRHEILQLELLRPQIAVLDETDSGLDVDALKIVSEGVNRAKADNDLGVLLITHYTRILRYIHPDFVHVMVQGRIVEEGGPELADRLEDEGYDRYLPAGEEEPAEAPVASEA from the coding sequence ATGTCTGTTCTCGAGATCCGCGACCTCCATGTGACGGTCGAGACGGATGCCGGCACCACGCCGATCCTCAACGGTCTGTCGCTCACGATCCGCACGGGTGAGACCCACGCGATCATGGGCCCCAACGGCTCGGGCAAGTCGACGCTCGCCTACACGATCGCCGGTCACCCCAAGTACACCGTCACGAGCGGCTCGATCACGCTCGACGGCGAGGACGTCCTCGCGATGTCGGTGGACGAGCGGGCGCGTGCGGGCCTCTTCCTGGCGATGCAGTACCCGGTCGAGATCCCGGGTGTGACCGTCACGAACTTCCTCCGCACCGCGAAGACCGCGATCGACGGCGAGGCGCCCTCGATCCGCACGTGGACGAAGGACGTCAAGGCGTCGATGAAGAACCTGCGCATGGACCCCAAGTTCGCGCAGCGCAACGTCAACGAGGGTTTCTCGGGCGGCGAGAAGAAGCGCCACGAGATCCTCCAGCTCGAGCTCCTGCGTCCGCAGATCGCCGTGCTCGACGAGACCGACTCCGGTCTCGACGTCGACGCGCTGAAGATCGTGTCGGAGGGCGTCAACCGCGCCAAGGCGGACAACGACCTCGGTGTGCTGCTCATCACGCACTACACCCGCATCCTGCGCTACATCCACCCCGACTTCGTGCACGTGATGGTGCAGGGGCGCATCGTCGAGGAGGGCGGCCCCGAGCTGGCCGACCGCCTCGAGGACGAGGGCTACGACCGCTACCTGCCCGCGGGCGAAGAGGAGCCCGCCGAGGCTCCCGTCGCCAGCGAAGCGTAG
- a CDS encoding non-heme iron oxygenase ferredoxin subunit codes for MTAQRVCALSDLVPDEARRVEVDGVAIALVMDSSGEVHAIGDVCTHGDISLAEGFVDGESLECWAHGSAFSLRTGKPLNLPAYEPVPVFAVTVDGDDVLVDATVTLEVN; via the coding sequence ATGACCGCGCAGCGCGTGTGCGCCCTCAGCGACCTCGTCCCGGACGAAGCCCGCCGTGTCGAGGTGGACGGCGTCGCGATCGCCCTCGTGATGGACTCCAGCGGCGAGGTGCACGCCATCGGCGATGTCTGCACCCACGGCGACATCTCGCTGGCCGAGGGCTTCGTCGACGGCGAGTCGCTCGAGTGCTGGGCCCACGGCTCGGCGTTCTCGCTGCGCACCGGCAAGCCCCTCAATCTCCCCGCGTACGAGCCGGTCCCCGTGTTCGCGGTCACCGTCGACGGCGACGACGTGCTCGTCGACGCCACCGTCACGCTCGAAGTGAACTGA
- a CDS encoding metal-sulfur cluster assembly factor, producing MTATLTPEKYDEVTEALKDVMDPELGINVVDLGLIYDLAWDDENDALVIHMTLTSAGCPLTDVLEEQTAQALDEIVERFRINWVWMPPWGPERITDDGRDMMRALGFAI from the coding sequence ATGACGGCGACCCTCACCCCCGAGAAGTACGACGAGGTGACCGAGGCTCTCAAGGACGTCATGGACCCGGAGCTCGGGATCAATGTCGTCGACCTCGGCCTCATCTACGACCTCGCGTGGGACGACGAGAACGACGCCCTGGTCATCCACATGACCCTCACGTCGGCCGGCTGTCCGCTCACCGACGTGCTCGAGGAGCAGACCGCACAGGCGCTCGACGAGATCGTCGAGCGGTTCCGCATCAACTGGGTGTGGATGCCGCCGTGGGGTCCGGAGCGCATCACCGACGACGGGCGCGACATGATGCGCGCGCTCGGCTTCGCGATCTGA
- a CDS encoding MFS transporter, giving the protein MTTASEPATSIWQGRFVWVTVGAVALIFLAAIQSLAVTTVMPVVSADLDGERLYAVAFAGTLATSVIGMVAVGAWCDRGGVLAPLSTAVGLFVIGLLISGLALTMPTLVAGRLVQGLGTGGQTVALYVVVARVYPGAMHGRVFAAFSAAWVVPSLIGPFLAGAVTEFLHWRWVFLGVAALTVVAFALVVARLHGLPLHTDEPATSRIAPRLACAVALAVGALGLSLAGELGTWAWAAVAASVVVIALASRPLLPRGTLLAARGLPSVVLMRGLIAGALFGAEIYVPYLLIDEYGFSPTWAGLGLTAAAVAWATAADVQGRIGDRIGNTRITLIGTALLVGALVFAGATALFGLHPAVLIAGWGLAGGGMGLMYPRLTVLTLAYSTAQNQGFNSSALSISDAVGSASSIAVMGLVFTALVGTDAGFPAVFAIAMVLALSALVPGLRLGHAHEGSRPR; this is encoded by the coding sequence GTGACGACGGCATCCGAGCCCGCGACGAGCATCTGGCAGGGTCGGTTCGTCTGGGTGACGGTCGGTGCCGTCGCCCTGATCTTCCTGGCGGCGATCCAGTCGCTCGCGGTGACCACGGTGATGCCGGTGGTGAGCGCCGACCTCGACGGTGAGCGCCTCTACGCCGTGGCGTTCGCGGGAACGCTCGCCACGAGCGTCATCGGCATGGTCGCCGTCGGCGCGTGGTGCGACCGCGGCGGGGTTCTCGCGCCGCTGAGCACGGCCGTCGGACTGTTCGTCATCGGGCTGCTCATCTCGGGACTCGCCCTCACGATGCCGACCCTCGTCGCCGGGCGCCTGGTGCAGGGCCTCGGCACCGGCGGGCAGACGGTGGCCCTGTACGTGGTGGTCGCCCGCGTCTATCCGGGTGCGATGCACGGCCGCGTCTTCGCCGCGTTCTCCGCGGCGTGGGTCGTGCCGTCGCTGATCGGGCCGTTCCTGGCAGGAGCGGTGACGGAGTTCCTGCACTGGCGGTGGGTCTTCCTCGGCGTGGCCGCGCTCACGGTGGTCGCGTTCGCGCTGGTGGTGGCGCGCCTGCACGGACTCCCGCTCCACACCGATGAGCCGGCGACCTCGCGCATCGCGCCGCGGCTGGCCTGTGCCGTGGCCCTCGCCGTCGGTGCCCTCGGCCTCAGCCTCGCAGGCGAACTCGGAACGTGGGCGTGGGCGGCGGTGGCGGCATCCGTCGTCGTCATCGCGCTCGCATCGCGGCCGCTTCTTCCGCGCGGCACGCTGCTCGCCGCGCGCGGCCTGCCCAGCGTGGTGCTGATGCGCGGACTGATCGCGGGCGCGCTGTTCGGCGCAGAGATCTACGTGCCGTACCTGCTGATCGATGAGTACGGCTTCTCGCCGACCTGGGCGGGGCTCGGCCTCACCGCGGCCGCGGTGGCGTGGGCGACCGCGGCCGACGTGCAGGGCCGCATCGGCGACCGGATCGGCAACACGCGCATCACGCTGATCGGCACCGCGCTGCTCGTCGGAGCGCTCGTCTTCGCGGGGGCGACGGCTCTGTTCGGACTGCACCCCGCGGTGCTGATCGCGGGGTGGGGGCTCGCGGGTGGCGGAATGGGCCTCATGTACCCGCGTCTGACCGTGCTGACGCTGGCGTACTCGACGGCGCAGAACCAGGGGTTCAACTCATCGGCGCTGTCGATCTCGGACGCCGTCGGCTCGGCGTCGTCGATCGCCGTGATGGGGCTCGTCTTCACCGCGCTGGTGGGGACGGATGCCGGATTCCCGGCCGTGTTCGCCATCGCCATGGTGCTCGCCCTGAGCGCTCTGGTGCCGGGGCTGCGGCTCGGCCACGCGCACGAGGGCTCACGGCCGCGTTAA
- a CDS encoding aminotransferase class I/II-fold pyridoxal phosphate-dependent enzyme — protein sequence MSVTPLKALPLDELRQRTSTKWRKYGEDVLPFFVAETDYALAPEIMRVLTRAVQLGDTGYTPPDPGVREAFAGFAERRWGWSVDPADVFWTGDVMMGVVEILRKVIEPGDRVVVMPPVYPPFYDTVEEAGGVVERVPLAASDAGWEIDLLGVEAALAGGARAVLLCNPHNPTGSVHTPESLAALADVAEGFGATVVSDEIHGPLTYAPTAFTPFLAASELARRVGYAVTSASKTFNLAGLKCAVMVAGGDAQRAALRSLPWEVEWRTGLFGALSNVAAYSPESDEWLESLLATLDANRLLLAELLAEHLPQARYLPPDAGFLAWVDLSAYGWGDNPAVKVLRDAKVALHHGPLFGVEGTGHVRINFGCAPELLREAVERIGALARS from the coding sequence GTGAGCGTCACCCCCCTGAAAGCACTGCCCCTCGACGAGCTGCGCCAGCGCACGAGCACGAAGTGGCGGAAGTACGGGGAGGACGTGCTGCCGTTCTTCGTGGCCGAGACCGACTACGCGCTGGCACCCGAGATCATGCGGGTCCTGACGCGCGCGGTGCAGCTTGGCGACACCGGATACACCCCTCCCGACCCCGGCGTCCGCGAGGCCTTCGCCGGCTTCGCCGAGCGCCGCTGGGGGTGGAGCGTCGACCCGGCCGACGTGTTCTGGACGGGCGACGTGATGATGGGCGTCGTCGAGATCCTGCGCAAGGTCATCGAACCCGGTGACCGTGTCGTGGTCATGCCTCCCGTGTACCCGCCGTTCTACGACACCGTCGAGGAGGCAGGCGGCGTGGTCGAACGCGTGCCGCTCGCGGCGAGTGACGCCGGCTGGGAGATCGACCTGCTCGGTGTGGAGGCGGCGCTCGCGGGCGGCGCACGCGCCGTGCTGCTGTGCAACCCGCACAATCCCACGGGGAGCGTGCACACGCCCGAGAGCCTGGCCGCGCTGGCGGATGTCGCCGAGGGATTCGGCGCGACGGTGGTCAGCGACGAGATCCACGGACCGCTGACGTACGCGCCGACGGCGTTCACGCCGTTCCTGGCAGCCTCGGAGTTGGCCCGGCGGGTCGGCTATGCGGTGACCAGCGCGAGCAAGACCTTCAACCTCGCCGGCCTGAAGTGCGCGGTGATGGTCGCGGGCGGCGACGCCCAGCGCGCGGCGCTGCGCTCGCTGCCGTGGGAGGTCGAGTGGCGCACCGGCCTCTTCGGTGCGCTCTCGAACGTCGCGGCGTATTCGCCCGAGAGCGACGAGTGGCTGGAGAGCCTGCTGGCCACGCTCGACGCCAACCGACTGCTCCTGGCGGAGCTCCTCGCCGAGCACCTGCCGCAGGCGCGCTACCTGCCGCCCGACGCCGGCTTCCTCGCGTGGGTCGACCTGTCGGCGTACGGCTGGGGCGACAACCCCGCCGTGAAGGTGCTGCGCGACGCGAAGGTGGCGCTGCACCACGGACCCCTGTTCGGCGTCGAGGGCACGGGGCACGTCCGCATCAACTTCGGCTGCGCGCCCGAGCTGCTCCGCGAGGCGGTGGAGCGCATCGGCGCCCTGGCACGATCGTGA